The DNA region TGTTCTCGGCTGGGAGAGCCTGCATTCACCACGAGTAAGTGTTCTAACCTGAACCTGACTCGAATTGTGAGATCAGCTGAACATGCTGGCAACAATACACCAGCTTGTGGCGCCCATGAAGGTCTCGCACGAACATCATACGTTATAACAAACGGCTGTTATCATAAACGTAGCTCTTCTGATACAAGCTTGTATGCACTGAACCCAACTGGTGAAGAACAAAAAGgggcaaaaaggggggtaATTGCCAAGCAACATGTCTGCCCATGCTTGGCATATCCAACGAGACTTCAACAAGTTCAGATCACAACTGATCACTGATCCAAGAATAGAGCCAGTAGCTTACACCGGCAAACCCGGCAGTCGCCAGTCCTCCGAGGAGCAGCAGATCCAGGTTCTTGGCTTTCCATATCGGCATTCTAACGTCTGCCGTCTGAAGATGCATCGGTCTCATCTTCCCACTGTTGGGATCCAGTCCGAACTTTGCATCGTACATCATCTCCTCGATCAGGTCGGCGGCATAATGTTTCTTCCGGGCTGATATTCGGGCAATGTGCCTCATCCGCTCAACATTTCTCGCAAAGCTGCCGTCCTCATCAAGCAGTACCTGCCGGCCCTTGTCGTAAATCTCGTCTCTTGTGAATGTGGCCTTATCGAGACCCAACCCGACACCTGCTTCGACAATCCGTAGACTGTTCAAAAGCTGGTCGAAAAAGAATCCCAGAGACAACATACGCACTCCATGGTACATCGCCTCATTGATACTGCTCCCGCCACCATGGGTGACAAAGAGTATCGTGTCCGGATGATCCAATATTGCTCTCTGAGGCGCAAAAGGCGTGAAATACCACCTCTCGCTCTGATTTTCCAGCAGCATCCCCACTGGCTCCCTGACTCCCCCAGTCCACTGATTCAGCAACGGCTGAAACTGCTGCCTCTGTTTCTTTCCGACCGTCCAAATCACCCCATCTACCAATCCATCCGCCAATAAATCCCCCAATGCCCCCAAAAACATCACAACCTGCTCCGTCGGCAGCGTTATATGCGTCCCAAAACAAAcatacaccaccctcctcttcttcccccgcTCATAGaaccccctcaactcccCATCCAATCCAGGGTACTCCTCCGACAAAATCGGCCCAACAGCCTGTAAAAGCGGCGGGCAATCTTTTGGCgtctccaacccccaaaagcTATTCACCAAACCCAGATAATCCGGCTTTCCCGCTGTCACCCCGGCCAGGGGGTAATTCACTCCGGcctctctcctcatcctcttgaCCCACCTCAAATACGGCACCACCGTCGTGATTGCCCTCAACGGCCTCAGGGCCGCGCGTATCCTCTGCCAAAAGCTTGCCTTTTCCGAAGTCAGGGCATCGACTTGAAACCCAGGAATCCCGGGGATATGCCCCGCTGATACCATCCCGTACGGCATCTGCGGCCAGACCATCGCCACTGGAACGCCAAACTGTTTTTGCATATCCCTTGTTGCCTCGACAAAGAAATCAGTCACGATCGCGTCGGGGGAGATGGCTTTGGtgatgcggaggaggtgggtgtAATCTGACGTCCAGAAGGCGTCGACTGTATATTTGGGCGCGAAGTAAGACTTGTAATCAACGCGGATGTCGGTGTTTTGGAGGGCGAGGTAgtgggcttcttcttgttcggGAGTTAGAGGGTCGCCCATGGGGTAGATGTGGGCAGGGGAGATGAAGGCgtaggaggggttggtgaggatcCATTTCTCTTGGGTTTTGTGGGTTGCGAAGTGGATTGTGTGCCCGCGGGAGGCGAGCAGGCGGCCGAGTTCGAGGACTGGGGCTGAAgtatggggaggagggggttagAGATTGATGGAAAAAGAGAGTGGGCGATAAAGAAAGGGGTATTACCGGCGTGAGTGAAGCCGCCTGTCCCGGTGACGAGGAGAATGGTGCATTTGGAGAGGGTTTCGTCTGAACTTTGATCGGCGGGCATGGCTTCGGGTTAGAGACGAggttgagtttggggggttgtttgcaTGTCGATTAATGAAGCGTGAAAGCAAGCACACGTCGTCAAAAACGGTGACACGGACACGGAGAACAAGAAGCTGTCTGACATCCGGGCCGTTTCATTCGCCGCTTTGGGACTCCCCGCGAACCTCACCACGCCGCGAATGGTGAGAGTCAATGCAACGTTTGTGCAGCCAACAGTTTACAGCGGGATGAAAGCTGACAGCAGACTTGCCATTAGAAGTATCTGGAATCTGCTCATCATCATACCATTTGTTGGTCCTCGCCGCTATTGGTGGCTGTGCTGTCAGCGACATCACCGGATGCCTTGATATGGCCCGTGCACCGATCAACACATCATTTCTTTTCACCTCAAATCGTGATTGCTTACGACTATGTAGGTGTGTATGCCTTGCTTCGTTCACTGCCTTGGAACCTAACCCTAGTTGAGATCACGTTAAGACTAGGGTAATTGCACTATCATGCTGAATCGAGAGTAGGCGCGTACGCGATTTgtctaggtaggtaggctcAGTCAGTACCTGGACGGCAACACTTAACAAGCGATAGCTGCCCACCTGATCAAAAATTCCGCTATGGCCTCTCTCAACCTATCAAACTCCATCTGAAGCTTTGACACCTGAGTATCCATCCTCACTTCATCAAACCTCTTCACCAGGCGCAAATCGTCAAAGTGTTTCAGTCCGCGTTCAGTGATTCGTCCAATCTCTGCTGGATTTCGGGGACAAATGCAAAGTCAGTATATGTATCACCGGACGGTAGATGAGAGACTCGGAAGGGTCTCTCATCTTTCGCATGCCAATTAGTaaagtcatcatcatcatcatcatccacgtAATCTAGAGATGCAAGCGGAGCATGATTAATATCTCTCGGGGGGTACAACCGCATTGCATCCTTGATACTTCGGTTGCGGAGAGCGGCCGCCACCCATGACCGATGGCTTCTCGTAGAGTGGTGTGCTCTTCGCTGTCCCACCAAACCGCCCCCATCGATCCATCCATGGTCCTCATGTCCTCCCAGTCATCGATTGTGTCGAGTGCCTGTACGCGTAGTACGTGCCGGATGAAGACGGCTGTGATTTCCGCGATCCGGCATACATCAAAGTGTGACCGCGTCTTCGTAATTGTCGACAAATCTGTCGTGTGGAGACCATGAAGAATGTTGGTGACTTGGTCATCAGTAGCGCGGCCATTCGTGATAGACTTCATCTCGAGCAGCTCAAACAGCTTGATCAGAGCGATGGCGCTACTCAGAGCCTCCGGGGGGAGATCCCGTCGGACTCTGCGGGGGAGGTAATCTGTGATATAATGGCGGAAGGCCCTATTGGTTCGATTCACGGATTCAATGTCTTTCACACAACAATGGTCGAGGATATTGTCCAGAGCAAGTGTGATTCGGGTGACCGACAGCAGGGGAGAAAAGGCGGTCATGATGCTGGCACATCAACCCTTGTGTTTGACGGCGTAATGTGGTGGGAATAGAGCAGTGGAGGTTGAAAATTGAACTCAAACACCCAACCCCTGCCAACGTGAAGTGCCGAGTTGGGTCGCGCCAAGAGTGGAGCGAGCTGTCAAAGGGTGGGGGTAAAGTCGACAGCAACAGACCCGAGTTGAGGAGCGTCAAATGATTCTCTGTcaaaccaaacccaaccaagCGCCCAATAACTAACTATATACCAATTATACGGATGGTGAAGGTCAGGAACGTCAAACGGCGACGCTCTCCGTTGTTTACCGAACTGACTCACGAGTGTCGACCACGTATGGTAGGGCCCCAGGCTGTCGACTTTCCCATGTAACTTCCGACCTACCTCTTTCAGTCGGCAGGAAAAGCGCACTCGAATAATCGCAGATCCTCTCACGCCCTGGTCTCTGTGGTCAATGCCCACCCCCGACATGAGCATCAGATCCTCCTGTGCATGCTCCATGAACCACAAAGTTCCCATTCAGGTCATGAACCACGCGATCTTGGCGCACACAGTAAACTGCCTTACGTTCGTAGACCCGGTCAAGTTGATGCCCGATGAGCCCACTGAGGCATTCGAGCGATGGGTCAATCTGGGATAGACTGTGACAGTACAAGAAGTCCAGTGCCGTCATCGCTTCAAGTTCCCAGTTGTGAAGGTTCCGGAAGAATCGTACAGTCAGGCAGGGTGAGGCCATAGTGAAGAGGACGTTACTGCCAAGAGCAGGAAAGAAGGCTCGTATCAATAGGATGGTCTCAGCACGAATAAATCCTCGCTCAATCATCGCTCGCTTTGTCGTCGACATTGGTCTGCGCCTTCTGCCTATGGTGGCCAGTAAAGCCTCGTGGCATTCGGTGCTGGGATTTGGGGGCAATATTGAATGTGGGCTTCTTCCGGTCAGCCATTGCGGTTCCCGCAGCCCCATCCACTCGACAGAGTGGTCTGCCAGCAGACTTTGGGCACGGAGAACATGTTGAACGAAGTGGCCTATGGCTACTTCCACACGGCCGACAACGTACATCATCCGGGGGGTTGTGATGGACTATAAATCTGGGCATTCATTGATGATTGGTGTTGCTTCTTTCACTGGGGTGGCGAATGTCCCTTAGTTCGCGGGCCGTGCTGACACTATAGAGGCGAGCGAAGGTAATTGCTGCTTTCCAACCTTCGACTGTGAGTCTCCGTGTTACGCGACGGGTTACGTACTGATCACAGATATACTGGTGGAGGCCGGAACTGGTTCGGAAAAGAGCACCAATATCGTCCATCGAGCAGTAATCCAGGATCTAGTCTATAGCCAGTGTGACCCGGGTGAGCGATAGGAGATCGAGATTAGTACCCATCGTGGTTGATCTTGGTAGAGGTGCAATTAGGTGGTCGGAAAAGTAATGAAGACGGCAGTAGATGATGTCGAAAGAGGTGGCAGTGTGGAAAACAAATGTGAGGCACGTGAACCAAAAGATTTCGAATAAATATCTATACTGCGCGATAAgattttgttttgtttgtttgtgtgGCTCCAGTCTGTGGAGGGCttccaaaacaccacccGTTCGAGGTATTCAAGCCTTCGCGTCACTaagctttttttccctaTCACAGTGCGCCAGACTACTGTTACTCTTGTCCTGCGTCGGGGTCCGGCCTTCTTCTATCTTTTTTTTGCACTTTGCACTCATTGACCTGGCGCAGTGAACTTGAAGTTCCTCAATTCACCTGGCATCTTTTCTTCTAATCCTGCTCCGATACTATCCTGCCCTTGATCTGCTCCAGACCCACCTTGGAAGGACACGCGGTCTTGAAAACCTAGTTCTGTATCGCGAGTGAATTGGCTGCTGGGAGCCAAAAGTGAACCGTAGAGCAAGACTATCCTGCCCTGCCAGTAGCCTGATCCACCTCGAGACGGTCATTTCCCTCCTGTTCTCCCTgctctctccttcctcctcttcctcttctttccccCCATTTTTTCCATCCTCTTTTTTCTGGTCTTCTCCCTCGGCATCTCCCTTGCTGGGGCTCTTTCCGAGTCTTACGAGTCTCTACGACACTGGTGTCAAATACCTACCTGCAGTTCCAGCAATCAACGGCGAAGACGGAAAAGGAGCTGCACAAATCAGAAACTTGAACAGACACTTCACCTCATGTCATCTGTCTAAGTTGTTTGGACACATCTCCCCTCTGTCAATAATGTTTGCTGATTGTCATTAGATTTACGTCACCGTCCAGATGGCCCATCACCTGAATCTTTTGTCGTTGATGGGAGTGTCATTGGTCATGGACAATATCATTGATAAATGCGCCATGGATGATGTCCTAACTCTCTATCGGACACAGAGATTTCTAAATGACTACATTTCTACATACCTGGCCCGGCGGGCCAGGAGAAAGTTCACCACAGAAGGTCTTAAAGTGGCCTTGATTTTCGTCCGCCTGTGCGACATGGCTAG from Podospora pseudopauciseta strain CBS 411.78 chromosome 6, whole genome shotgun sequence includes:
- a CDS encoding hypothetical protein (COG:C; COG:G; EggNog:ENOG503Q0C1; CAZy:GT1), producing the protein MPADQSSDETLSKCTILLVTGTGGFTHAAPVLELGRLLASRGHTIHFATHKTQEKWILTNPSYAFISPAHIYPMGDPLTPEQEEAHYLALQNTDIRVDYKSYFAPKYTVDAFWTSDYTHLLRITKAISPDAIVTDFFVEATRDMQKQFGVPVAMVWPQMPYGMVSAGHIPGIPGFQVDALTSEKASFWQRIRAALRPLRAITTVVPYLRWVKRMRREAGVNYPLAGVTAGKPDYLGLVNSFWGLETPKDCPPLLQAVGPILSEEYPGLDGELRGFYERGKKRRVVYVCFGTHITLPTEQVVMFLGALGDLLADGLVDGVIWTVGKKQRQQFQPLLNQWTGGVREPVGMLLENQSERWYFTPFAPQRAILDHPDTILFVTHGGGSSINEAMYHGVRMLSLGFFFDQLLNSLRIVEAGVGLGLDKATFTRDEIYDKGRQVLLDEDGSFARNVERMRHIARISARKKHYAADLIEEMMYDAKFGLDPNSGKMRPMHLQTADVRMPIWKAKNLDLLLLGGLATAGFAGVSYWLYSWISDQL